A part of Sinorhizobium chiapasense genomic DNA contains:
- a CDS encoding efflux RND transporter periplasmic adaptor subunit, with amino-acid sequence MDIAMRMKRPTLAATLATVIFLAGCQKNEEQQAAAAFPPSAVAVYTTAAEALPITNELPGRITATRIAEVRPRVSGIVVERVFEQGTIVKEGDVLYRIDPAPFQVKVDSAEATLKRAQAVLDQAKRTADRQSRLKDAQFTAIQQFDDAIAAVAQAEADVGIAQAGLADAKLNLQYANVTAPIGGRIGRALITEGALVSATDTQNLATIQQLDPIYADFTQSATDLIRLRKALKDGQMMSSDNEAEVQLILDDGTPYALKGKLLFSEAAVDATTGQVTLRGEFPNPNNDLLPGMYVRVQIQQGLEKDAITVPQQAVQRNNAGQSQVYVVSADNKVEFRNVTLGRTVSERWQVTSGLKAGEKVIVEGFQKVGPGAPVQPSDWDPNAKPAAEQASASAADGEKPATEVK; translated from the coding sequence ATGGACATTGCGATGCGTATGAAACGACCGACACTGGCCGCGACCCTGGCAACTGTGATTTTTCTCGCCGGCTGCCAGAAGAATGAAGAACAACAGGCCGCCGCTGCCTTCCCGCCGTCGGCCGTGGCCGTATACACGACGGCCGCGGAAGCTCTGCCGATCACCAATGAACTGCCGGGCCGCATCACTGCGACGCGCATTGCCGAGGTTCGGCCGCGGGTTTCCGGGATCGTCGTCGAGCGCGTGTTCGAGCAGGGCACCATCGTCAAGGAAGGCGATGTGCTTTATCGGATCGACCCGGCCCCCTTCCAGGTGAAGGTCGACAGTGCCGAGGCCACGCTGAAGCGGGCGCAGGCGGTGCTCGACCAGGCCAAGCGGACCGCCGATCGGCAGTCTCGATTGAAGGACGCGCAGTTCACGGCAATTCAGCAGTTCGATGATGCGATTGCAGCGGTCGCCCAGGCGGAGGCCGATGTCGGCATCGCCCAGGCGGGTCTCGCCGATGCGAAGCTCAACCTGCAATATGCGAATGTCACGGCGCCGATCGGCGGCCGGATCGGCCGGGCGCTCATCACCGAAGGCGCCCTGGTCAGTGCGACCGACACGCAGAACCTTGCGACGATCCAGCAGCTCGACCCGATCTATGCCGACTTCACCCAGTCGGCGACTGACCTCATCCGCCTGCGCAAGGCGCTCAAGGACGGTCAGATGATGAGCTCCGACAACGAAGCCGAAGTCCAGCTCATCCTCGACGACGGAACGCCTTATGCGCTGAAGGGCAAGCTGCTCTTCTCCGAAGCTGCCGTGGACGCGACCACCGGCCAGGTGACGCTGCGCGGTGAGTTCCCGAACCCCAACAACGATCTGCTGCCGGGCATGTATGTGCGCGTGCAGATCCAGCAGGGATTGGAGAAGGATGCGATCACCGTGCCGCAGCAGGCTGTCCAGCGCAACAATGCCGGCCAGTCCCAAGTCTACGTCGTAAGCGCCGACAACAAGGTCGAATTCCGCAACGTCACGCTTGGACGCACGGTCAGCGAACGCTGGCAGGTGACCTCCGGTCTCAAGGCCGGCGAAAAGGTGATCGTCGAGGGCTTCCAGAAGGTCGGCCCGGGTGCGCCTGTGCAGCCCTCCGACTGGGACCCGAATGCAAAGCCCGCGGCCGAACAGGCCAGCGCTTCGGCAGCCGACGGCGAAAAGCCCGCCACTGAAGTGAAGTGA